ATCATGTATAATTTTATAAGTGTAAAAAGaatcaagaataaaaaatatatttaagaggacatgaattttaaagaaaaataacctTTAaaaatttttaagattttttttcttaatctgTTGTTGATAAGAGAAACTAAATGTGACAGTTAATCgtaatcaagaaaaataaagattttaataCAATGAGAGAAAGATGGAACTCAACAACGTACAAAATTTTATAGTAGATACAAAATGACTACTTGCGAAAATAATAAgcagataaaagaaaaatagagtAAAATAAAAACCCACGAGACCTAGTCCAGAAAATGTCTAAGATTAcgatatttatttttctcactCTGTGAAGATAACACTCAATCTCACTCAATAAAGATGAAATACATGTCTTCCTAATTTAATTACCCACTATCTTTTTAATTACCCACTATCAAATTAGGAAGAAATAACAAATATAACATTATATTACTTTCATATGGGAATAAATTATATTCTTCATCCTACCAACTACTTTTGCTTaactcattattttttaaattaagtgtTTAGATTTCAAATggtattttaactttttatatatttaggaGACTAACTTTTATTTGCATTTTCTACATTATATCATATGTCTCTTTTAGTATAACTTTGCTACTTTGTTTTTTAAGGAATTGAACAAGAATAAAAGTAGTTTTTGGTTGATTCCATTCATGAAATTATTGAACTAATTTTAATTGTTAGTGTTTTAATGAACTTTCAATATTGTTTCTTGTCATTTTAGTTTAGaaacttaaaaacagttttaaatttaatttggcTTTCATGGTAGGTAGTGTTCAAACTTAAAAAACGATATTTCTAAGTTAAAGTGTTTGGTAATTATTTTGAGAATAACTAATTTTGTATGTGAAGATACAACCTTGGATAATTGCGTATAAGTTATGTAAACATACTATTTAAAACATACTTTATAAAATAGTCttagttttaaatttagttgAAAAATGGACCAAATTTTAAACCAAATCAAAAATCAGTTTACTTTAAAACCGATTATTAGTTATTTAATTCTAAACCGTTTCtataaaatagtttagtttGTTTAGATaagtttaattaagtttttcaaATAACTAAATTTCGCACACCTTAATTGGGACAAATTATGACTTTTAGTTTTTCATTAGTAACTAAGTAGGTCTCAATCTCTACTATTTTTTTACACTTACCAGACAAAAATGCcttataaaacagtttttttttttttttaacttataaatcaattaattttaaccatgagaaaaattatttcataattcAATTTGTCAATCTTAACTAAGAATGATTACACAAATCTTTGATGATTTCACTTCATACTTAACATTGTTATAAAAAACCAAAGGATGCTTTATGtcaataaataatatgaaaatatcaTAGCATTCATGCAGTATCtatgtttgatggagacaattTTCACTCGTGTTATACTTATCACCTCGTTTGAATCAAATTAATTTGCGGCAAAACCTGTTGAAAGTGAACCATATCTGTAAGGGGAATCATAttattagaattttttaaaaaaacactacaaaaaactgtcaataaaaattttatattactttttttactATATGAATTTCAACTTACAACCTCattatatagataaaaaatttataattattacaataaaataaataaaataaaaatatttacactaataaatatatttagggtttagggtttgggatttagggtttaggctTCAGATTCGGTTAATTGCGTTTGGAGTACAATTTGGGTTGAAGTTATGAGTGGTATTTGGAATCATAGGAACTGCGTGTCCTTCGATAGGGGGTGGTAAATACGCTCGAAGTATTCTCCTTAATACAGGTAAATTGGTCGTGGATTTATGCAAAGTCACATTGTGCTTCCTTCGGGTACTCTAATTGGGTTTTGAACCCAGTAGATTGTATGAGGATGATAATTTAATGTTTCCTGTGGTTAGTTTGGTTGTTCCTTAGATAATCAAGTAGGCGTTTCGTGGTAGGAGTATGATAAAGTGTTTTGCTCTTTATGGATAAGgattgtatttaaatttataagcacaaattatatttttttttcttcttgacGTAACATaataacaaatacttttttaatacttttcttccattcttcggtatttattcttaatattattttagaaaaaataatgttggagcaattttatttttgtctaaGCAAGTCCAAGCAAATAAGCAAGATGAAGTGAAGGATAAGGAACTCTTTGCTAACCTCACTAGTAAGCTACAAGGTAAAATGGGAGACAATAAAATAAaccattttaataaattaaatgagtataagaaagttttaaaaatttaagtaaCTAAGGGCAAAAGGTAGAATTTTgtctatatataaataattaaaagttttaatatagttatcttgtatttttttttatcttataagGTCATAAAAACCAATAGCATAGGATTGAAAGGGCTTTGATTTGTCTTCTCTCCTCAGATAACTCCAAGGTAGGTACCTTTTTGTCCTCTCTCTatactttttttcctttttatttggAATATCTGCACAGACTATATTCCTTTTTGGCCACTGTCCTAAATTCTTACCACCTTCTTAACTATCTTCTTACACataaaatgtatttaatttaacatatattaaaaaatattattttcatccaTTATTCgataaaaatctataaatttGCTAATAACATGTTATTGAATTACTTTACCTCTATcaatgtatttaaaaaataaaacaaaaaatattataagagtacatattataaaaaagaagaaattatactaaaaaaattaatttattcattaataatataaaacacTTTTACATGCACATCTAATTACAAAGAATGATGATATTTGAAttgattaataatataaaattattccGTGTCTTTGCGAACAACTTTTTGGTTGCCTATAAATTGGAGCTGTTTATGAAGTAGATGAGAGTGTCTAGTTTTGTCTCTTAGTAGTTTCTTGTACACTGTCTCTGATGGCTGGTTATTCAGGAGGATCTGAAACACACGAGGTGGTTGTAAATGTAACCAAGGACACCCCCAAAACAATGGAACGCTCGAACTCCTTTGTCTCTGTTCCTTTCTTGCAGAAGGTGCCTTctgttttttcaatttattagaTATATAATctaattctgaaatattttgttGTTGTGGAAGTCCCTTTCTAGATTAATCATATTGAACTAGAAGAACTGAGATTGGAAATGACAATACCATGGTTTGATAACTTTTGTTTGTTGATGGAGACATGCAGTTGATAGCTGAGGTGGTGGGCACGTATTTCTTGATATTTGCCGGATGTGGTTCAGTTGTGGTGAACAAGAATAACTACAACGTGGTAACACTTCCTGGGATAGCAATTGTTTGGGGGCTGGTTGTCGCAGTGCTGGTTTACTCTGTTGGTCACATCTCTGGTGCCCATTTCAATCCTGCTGTCACCATTGCTTTTGCCTCCACCAAAAGGTTTCCCTTGTCGCAGGTCACCCAACCACAACCTTCTTTCTAAACTATATAAACTTGGTTGTCATTAGACAACAAGTTGTGCTTATTTGGAAATTGTGTTATTGTTTGTTTCGAGACTGAAActatttatacatatatttttttaccttttctCTGATGCAGAGTTTTCATCTGCTTTTCTGATTATTAATTTCTACTAAGTAATCTAGTTGGTCAATTTTAGTCTCCATAAAACTGAATTCAAAACCTTAAGGGGACAAATGCAGTACCATAGCatataacaaaaaaagaaaCTGTGAAAGTAACTCATAGCTTGTTATGATACAGGTACCAGCTTATGTGGCAGCTCAGCTGCTAGGAAGCACACTTGCAAGTGGAACTCTGAAGCTATTGTTTATGGGGAAGCATGACCAGTTTTCAGGAACAGTTCCAAGTGGAACTAACCTGCAAGCTTTTCTCTTTGAATTCATAATCACATTCCTCCTTATGTTTGTCATATCAGGGGTTGCCACTGATAACAGAGCGGTAACATCTTTTTCACCTTACTCTTTATGCTTAATACATGCTTTCTAATCAGATTTGGAGACCTTCGTACACAAAATATTACTTTTCAACCACAGTAATTAATCAAGATCTTTAACTTTTCCAAGATTCAAGATATTTTCATAAGTTTGGATGTTTTGAACCTGCGATACTTGTCCTCGCAGAAAACAGTATTAAAGAATGGTAATACCATGTTTGTAGCACAATTCGTTCTATAGAGACAACATGaattcatagtttttttttataatattagaaTTTCCAAATAAACGAATTTAAACACGatataatgtttaaaataattatctttGAATAAAGTCCTTAAgggtttttcttaatttttttctgtAAATGTTTCAAACCAATTTGACTTGTTTTCTaagtaaaaaaaagttgagTTAATGTTTTGGGTGGTGGAAATTGAATACTTCATTGGCTCGTTCACTTTTTAGTCAAAAAGTGACCAACCCAATCCATTTTTCGCTATAATGTCAGGAAGAAATGGAGAGAGGCATGGCAACACTGAGGTTAATGGTTGACCTTTCATGATGATTTTctgcataaaaaaatacattattctTACACTATTAGTAAAATAatgtggaaaaaaaaatcaaattactcTTAGTTTGTAAATAGtggaatgaagaaaaaaaacgaAGCATCTAAGTCGGCTCATCCACGAAATATTCTTCTTAACTCTATTTATTTCTtggtttgaaaatttaaaactgTGCAGATTGGTGAAATGGCTGGGATTGCAATTGGGTCTACGATACTGCTGAACGTGATGATTGGAGGGTAGTTAACCAATCGAGACCCTAATGAAATGGAATTTATAGATAGAGATAATAATATTGTTGTAGCAATAAGATGTGATGAGAATGTTTGATATTTGACAGGCCAGTGACAGGAGCATCAATGAACCCAGTGAGAAGCCTTGGACCTGCTTTTGTGCACTCGGAATACACAGGAATATGGATATACATTTTGGCACCAATTCTTGGAGCTGTGGTTGGAGCATGGGTCTACAATATCATTCGGAACACAGAGACCACACTCTGTGACATCACCAAGAGTGCCTCTTTTCTCAAAGGACGTATTGGTGGCACCAAATAACTTAACCAAATGCAAATGTTCTAATCTTTTCATCACCTGTTCTGTTCTGCCATGACTCAATAACTTTTGCATGTAATTGTCTTTCTTGAAGTCATATTCCAAAATAAGTAAAAGAGGTTAAATTTGCATAAACCACCCAAACAAACTTGCATTTACTCTAAAAATTTTCTAGTTATTAATAATACAATAGAGTTTTGTAAAAAGTATAATcactaaaagaaaatcatgaaataaaactaattttaaaaacaaaaaataattagttgttatagtgactaaattagtgACCATTTTAgggattaaataaattttttggtttctaaattagtttctaaattgatatcaaaTTAACAAtcaaggtttttctaccaaatttagaaactaaataattggtaattgatagttaattagatactaatttagaaattatttaacaataatagaaactaatttagaattttttttttttagtttttaaaatggtctctaatttagttactattgcaactaattattttagtatctaaaaattagtttctattttgaTGACGTCTAGTGAATGAAATAATTATACTGTATCTCTTCAATGTTGTTAATTGTGGTGAGGAAATGGGTTAAAATTTTACCGTAcgtatataaaaataatatcatgggatcattaagtaatttttttattggctTGAGATCATTAATTAGTAGAAATGCTAAGAAAATAACAAGAAATCTACTTAAAAATTTATAGTTAAACGTTAGTTATTAGTGCATTTTCAACTAAAACATATAGAGAATGTTAGAAAATTTATAATGAGATAATCTTTTGTGGCTTGAGGTCTTATTTAAACTCTAATTTGTGTTCGTGGTAAGAAATTAAGTGGGACTAATTGACACATTCAAAagttcttaaaataaaaaacaatgttAGATTATGTTAGGGGTTTGGGTTAAAGGCCTCATAACGGATATTAGTGAACtaataattataacttttaatttaatagtAAACACACGTTCTAAAGAAAAActgttatttgaaaaaaaaaattattaatatttaatttgattaaaattacTTTCATAGTAGTATGCCATTATTTGTGTGAATTGAGCTAGTTAAAAAGATGAAGTAATTTGGCTAAATAATAACTTACATATGTGATGATAAATGTGTAAAAATGATAAGTTTTAATATGTAAaagttataagttttttttttcgtgTGGATAATACTCACTCcataaaaatattgttatttgaTAGAACTGATACTTAATATTTGATTATTGTAACTAtaagaaaatttcaaaattttgacGGTCCAAATCTTTAGTAAGAGTTTCGTTAATAATGTATCTTTTTCGATGGGTTTTaggtataattatttttaataattttgatgtTGGTAAAAATAATAGatgaatgatatattttttatatcataaatTACCAACGAATATTCCAAAAAAATTAGCGACATACATTTGTCCGTCAAAAATTATGAATGGAAAATTCTAATTGCATAATAAAATCTTAGCAACAGTATCTATCAACACTAACGATGAACATTGATCCATTGGTAAGTCCTAATTAAGTGTACATAACATAAATTGGTCGGGAATCTCTTCCATCGGTAAATGGTAATAAAGGTTTTTTTTGACGAATTAcgcatttattttgttttcctgTAAGATGTTTTATTGCTTAAGCTTAATCTAAATACATGTTGTATgacaaattaaacaaaaaccATATAGTATTAAGCTTAATCTATATCTGATATAAATATAATCCACTAATTTATGTTGGATCCAAATTAATCAATTATGATTAATTATgatttaaataactaaaatcaaTGAAAATTATCAACAACCAAATTAGTGTTTAGCCAAATCAATAAAGTATTTCCATTTTACTTAGCTTTTGTAGCATTTGATGTATAAAGAATCGTAACTCGCTTGGTGAGTTTTGATGGAAAAACTACGTAGATTCAAACTAGTGATGTTTGTTGAATAGTTGTTTTGTAGTGGTGTTTGTAGGTATTAATGAAGAGAGGTTTTCCTTGGGGAATATGGTGGAGCTGTGGATGAAGAATCTACTTCAACTGAGATAACAATATCGAGAATCAATTAGTGATCCAGCAGTTGTAGGTACTGAAAATACCCAACAAATGGTGAGGCAACAAGATTCCAAGAACAACAATAAGGACGAAAGGAACAAAACAATGCCCTATTAGAAGCTTTTTTTCATTTCTACGCTCGTCAAATTATCTATTCATTGTTTGGGAATAGAATATCTAAGGCTTCAACTAATCTAGTAATTATGGGAGAAACTATTATACTTAATGTTTCGATTTTTGACTCGTAGGTTAAAGATAGGAGAAGATTAGCCAAATAACTAAGCTACAATCATCTTACTTATTTGACATGCAGACAGTGAATTCgagttattaataataattgattttcGATTTAAAGGATAGTTGAGTTTTATTATAAATGTTGAGTGAAATTTTATCAAAAAAGACTTTTTAATATTCAAGACTTTTTGATATTCTAGTCAGTAAGCTAATTataatatctttaatattttagttaGTTATAATAtcttagtaataaaaaaatatcaagtaTTGAGTTAGTGAGAAATACTTTTGGATTTGTAGTTGTGTGTGTAGATTGACCATAGTGATGTTATCTCAACAAATTTGAAGTTGAATCATTGATACCATATGTGAGAATGGAAAAttgtttcaaaaaacaattCTTTTGTCCTTAACCCTCGATTGGGGCTTGCTTCAATACATCAAATAGTCACACATTGTTTAGAAGTTGAGGTcaagaagaattaaattcaaGCTTTAATGTAGATAATacctaatttataattataatacacaattttttttatattaattaaattaacaaaattaaaaacttataatCTCTTTCGACCtacatttaatataatatctGAATTTATACTCATTTAATAATTCAACTATAATTAACtaattgtttaaataaaatatttaaaaattattaattacattTAATATAATCTCTGAATTTATACTCATTTAATAATTCaattataattaactaattgtttaaataaaatatttaaaaattattaattacattTAATATAATCTCTGAACTTATAATCATTTAATAATTCaattataattaactaattgtttaaataaaatatttaaaaattattaattttagtaaacatgattaattatttcttaaattgatattttaagttaattacttaaatatttatatactttaatttcatttttaatacattttaattaattaataaattgatattaattagttaaatattaattaatgataattatatgtaaaatattaatGCCATAGGAAGTGGAAGATAGTGGTGGAAACTAGTGCAACCCTAGGGTTGGTAAATTGAGACAAGTGGTGGAtgtccactacaagaaaatcatgaaatagaaaccaatatttagaaaccaaaataattagttgcaatagtaactaaattagataccattctagaaactaaacaaaaaattggtttctaaattagtttctattattttctattattgttaaatagtttataaattggtatctaattagcaaccaaggttttaactaccaagtatttagtttctaaatttggtctctaaaaccttggttgctaattagataccaatttagaaactatttaacaataatagaaaataatagaaactaatttataaaccaattttttgtttagtttctaaaatggtctctaatttagttactattgcaactaattattttggtctctaaaaattggtttctatttcatgatttttttgtagtggtcATGTCTCTGGAGATACACGTGGATTCATATAATATATGTTATTCGTTTTATTAAACTAAAATGTAAATACTACATTACATGTACAAAAtagaattattttttctattaatgAATGGCacttgtaattattatttttacttttatttcaattatataaatGATTGCTTTACTTTTGgcaattaattttgaattattttttataaaataatttcatgtaAAAATCTGTTGAAGAAAATTTAAGTATATTAAACTCTAATCCAATAAgtaaattagatattttttaattatttgtttattgaGACAATATCTCTTATCGGTCGAACAAGTTATCTCTTCGAtcttgatattattttttacttaagaCTCATCTCTTAGGCtctgtttggattagggagaggatgtgtgaggatttgagggagtggatgtgtgaggaaaatgtgaagaaagtgaggatgtttggattggggtatgttaggGTGGATGTGAGAGGAAAGTTTAtgggagtttgtgagtgatgtgatggttatgagagaattttaattttttttaaaagtgtgaAATGTTACTTTACAGATTAACCCTtgcctattaaaaaaaattaataataaaatgagttgtttttgtttaaaaatgaaaaactttcacacatttcgtagatttaaaaattataattaaaaaaatatatgttaaatgtaaatatgtataatataaaaactataattagaaaaaaaatatgtattcaacaaattaaataaaaacagaacttcaagtaataaaattgaaaaataaatcaaacattatataaataaaaagatattattttttaatattaaaaaccctctagaaatgaaaaataaaaaataccagaacaacaaaaatataacgtaattaacaataaaaaaaatttcataaaaaattataataaaataaattataactcataaacataataactatatatagaaatattttaatataaacataacaaaaataaaaataaaaacaaaatttcaaataatttctttaaatattaaacatatactataaaattaaaaaataaatcacatcttatataaataaaaaattactattttttaatattaaaaaacctcacaataaaacaatctaaaaaatacaacagtaacaaaaatataacttaattaaccATAGACAAAGattccataaaaaattataataaaaaataaggataaaaacgtattagtagtataatccgatatagttcaataattaattattattattttgttttattaaatatttgtgttagttaaatttatttaataactactAATAGGTCAAGAAAAGacataaaaatcaatattttatcaCCATGGATATCCCTTTTCAGAGAATATGCTTTTGCATGCATGAGTCATTTAAAAAGTATTGTGCTCATTAAACCAAATAAAACATAACATAAtacataaatacatattttaatatattaattatattttcagtttctaatgaataatttaagttagaataaaattatttcaagtGATGGATTGTTTTTAGggattttttgtattaaataaattaaatatttagtataaaataaaatgaaaaatgtttagtaTAACCTTTTGGTGATGACCATGATCCAACCGaggtaatattttcaattttaattagatatagtatattattttcttttaaaaaaactaaatccaaccacatttaataaaatatctaattAGAACTTGAAAAATAGGTATCACCTGATCTActctaataactaatatataaatggaagattttatttaactatttttttacactaatttataatattttataaaataataaacaaacttaaaacttccttaaaatttattatgatttgtttcttcattttaaatattatatatatatatatatattttaaacattgtacaataatttttttaaaatactaatacattcaaatgagggtaaatttggaaataaggGATGCTGACATGGCTTTCcctctacatctcttcattttgagggGAGAAGATATTTACTGTTCACAGGTATATCCTCTCCTTCACTTCCCTGCACATCCCTTGATCCAAACCATAGATATCCACTCACATCCTTCCTCTTGAACAGTACATCCATGGAAGCAAACAGGGGgttagggtgtgtttggattggggagtggatgtgt
The sequence above is a segment of the Phaseolus vulgaris cultivar G19833 chromosome 2, P. vulgaris v2.0, whole genome shotgun sequence genome. Coding sequences within it:
- the LOC137812177 gene encoding nodulin-26-like encodes the protein MAGYSGGSETHEVVVNVTKDTPKTMERSNSFVSVPFLQKLIAEVVGTYFLIFAGCGSVVVNKNNYNVVTLPGIAIVWGLVVAVLVYSVGHISGAHFNPAVTIAFASTKRFPLSQVPAYVAAQLLGSTLASGTLKLLFMGKHDQFSGTVPSGTNLQAFLFEFIITFLLMFVISGVATDNRAIGEMAGIAIGSTILLNVMIGGPVTGASMNPVRSLGPAFVHSEYTGIWIYILAPILGAVVGAWVYNIIRNTETTLCDITKSASFLKGRIGGTK